One genomic segment of Culturomica massiliensis includes these proteins:
- a CDS encoding IbrB-like domain-containing protein, with the protein MKDYTSPVYRVISVPLEKIQANAYNPNIVAPPEMELLELSIWEDGYTMPCVCYYLPQEDRYELVDGYHRYKVMQTSKRIYEREKGRLPVVVIEKDLSNRMASTIRHNRARGTHSIELMTNIVAELKRAGMSDKWIMDHIGMDQDELLRLKQISGLAALFADKEFSIPG; encoded by the coding sequence ATGAAAGATTACACAAGTCCCGTATATCGCGTAATATCGGTGCCGTTGGAAAAGATACAAGCCAATGCTTATAATCCCAATATTGTGGCACCGCCTGAAATGGAGCTGCTGGAACTGTCGATCTGGGAAGACGGTTACACAATGCCTTGTGTTTGTTATTATCTGCCTCAGGAAGACCGTTACGAACTGGTGGACGGGTATCACCGTTACAAGGTTATGCAGACCTCTAAACGCATTTATGAGCGGGAAAAAGGAAGATTGCCCGTTGTGGTTATCGAAAAGGATTTGTCTAACCGTATGGCTTCAACCATACGTCATAACCGGGCACGGGGGACACATAGCATAGAATTGATGACCAATATTGTTGCCGAGCTTAAGCGGGCGGGGATGTCTGATAAATGGATCATGGATCACATCGGAATGGATCAGGATGAGTTGTTGCGGCTCAAGCAAATATCTGGATTAGCTGCTTTGTTTGCCGATAAAGAGTTTAGTATTCCGGGATGA
- the metK gene encoding methionine adenosyltransferase translates to MGYLFTSESVSEGHPDKVADQISDAVLDKIIAFDPDAKVACETLVTTGQTVIAGEIKTQTYVDVQQIAREVINEIGYTKSEYMFDGNSCGVFSAIHEQSPDINRGVVREDPMEQGAGDQGMMFGYACNETDNYMPLSLELAHLLLSELALVRKEGQLMNYLRPDSKSQVTIEYGDNGKPKRIHTIVISTQHDDFIKPANETPEAQLKADEAMVEWIRKDIMDILLPRVKAKLPKRVQSFFDKDLILFVNPTGKFVIGGPHGDTGLTGRKIIVDTYGGKGAHGGGAFSGKDPSKVDRSAAYAARHIAKNMVAAGIADEILIQISYAIGIARPVGVYVNTYGTAKVGLSDIEIAGKVSEIFDLRPKAIEERLKLRNPIYRETAAYGHMGRTPQVVKKVFTSNYWPALEKEVELFTWEKLDYVDEIKKAFK, encoded by the coding sequence ATGGGATATTTATTTACTTCAGAATCGGTGTCAGAAGGACACCCGGATAAGGTGGCGGATCAGATTTCCGATGCCGTTCTCGATAAGATTATTGCTTTTGATCCGGATGCCAAGGTGGCTTGTGAAACTTTGGTCACGACAGGGCAGACCGTGATTGCAGGAGAGATTAAAACTCAAACCTATGTAGATGTACAGCAGATTGCCCGTGAGGTGATTAATGAGATCGGATATACGAAGAGTGAGTATATGTTCGATGGAAACAGTTGTGGTGTATTCAGTGCTATCCATGAACAATCGCCGGATATCAACCGGGGAGTTGTGCGGGAAGATCCGATGGAGCAAGGGGCCGGAGATCAGGGAATGATGTTTGGTTATGCTTGTAATGAGACGGATAATTATATGCCTTTGTCATTGGAACTGGCTCATTTATTATTGAGTGAACTGGCTCTGGTAAGAAAAGAAGGACAATTGATGAATTATTTACGTCCCGATTCCAAGTCTCAGGTAACGATCGAATACGGAGATAACGGAAAACCGAAACGCATTCATACCATTGTTATTTCCACGCAGCATGATGATTTTATCAAGCCGGCCAACGAAACTCCGGAAGCGCAGTTAAAGGCCGATGAGGCAATGGTTGAATGGATACGGAAAGACATTATGGATATTTTGCTACCCCGGGTAAAGGCGAAATTACCGAAAAGGGTGCAGTCTTTCTTCGATAAGGATTTGATTTTGTTTGTCAATCCGACCGGTAAATTTGTAATCGGCGGTCCTCATGGAGATACCGGGTTGACCGGCCGGAAAATTATTGTAGACACATACGGAGGTAAGGGTGCTCACGGTGGCGGGGCTTTTTCCGGTAAAGATCCTTCAAAAGTAGACCGTTCGGCTGCTTATGCCGCCCGGCACATCGCTAAGAATATGGTAGCAGCCGGTATTGCAGACGAGATACTGATTCAAATCTCTTATGCAATCGGAATAGCTCGTCCGGTGGGTGTATATGTCAACACCTACGGTACGGCTAAAGTCGGGTTGTCGGATATTGAAATTGCCGGGAAGGTAAGTGAAATCTTCGATTTGCGTCCGAAAGCCATTGAGGAGCGATTGAAGTTGCGTAATCCGATTTACCGGGAAACGGCGGCTTATGGACACATGGGACGCACTCCGCAGGTGGTGAAGAAAGTCTTTACTTCTAATTATTGGCCGGCATTGGAAAAAGAGGTCGAACTTTTTACCTGGGAGAAACTCGATTATGTGGATGAAATTAAAAAGGCATTCAAATAA
- a CDS encoding zinc metallopeptidase — MEHTALFAGNLWIWVIFIGFTLISWLISNQLKSRFTKYSKIPTANGMTGRDVAEKMLRDNGITGVKIGSVEGQLTDHYNPVNKTINLSKEVYFGNSIAAAAVAAHECGHAVQHAKAYSMLKMRSALVPVVSFASHWVQWILLAGILMVNTFPQLLLAGIILFAIMTLFSFITLPVEINASHRALVWLRNSGITDYQTQSYAFDALKWAAYTYVIAALSSLATLLYYVMIYLGRRN; from the coding sequence ATGGAACACACAGCATTATTTGCAGGTAATTTATGGATTTGGGTTATTTTTATCGGATTTACCCTGATCAGCTGGCTCATCAGCAACCAATTGAAAAGTCGTTTTACAAAATATTCCAAAATACCGACAGCCAATGGCATGACAGGACGGGACGTCGCCGAAAAGATGTTGCGGGACAATGGAATTACAGGTGTTAAAATCGGAAGTGTGGAAGGACAACTCACCGACCATTACAATCCGGTCAATAAAACAATCAACTTGAGCAAGGAAGTCTACTTCGGCAACAGTATCGCAGCGGCAGCGGTTGCCGCCCACGAATGCGGACATGCCGTACAACATGCTAAAGCGTACAGTATGCTGAAAATGCGCTCCGCACTCGTTCCGGTTGTGAGCTTTGCCTCTCATTGGGTACAATGGATATTGTTGGCGGGAATCTTAATGGTGAACACCTTTCCTCAACTTTTACTCGCCGGTATTATCCTGTTTGCGATAATGACGTTATTCAGCTTCATTACACTGCCCGTTGAAATCAACGCCAGTCACCGGGCTCTGGTATGGTTGCGAAATTCCGGCATAACCGACTATCAAACCCAGAGCTATGCCTTCGATGCATTAAAGTGGGCAGCTTATACGTATGTCATTGCAGCACTTTCATCCCTGGCGACCTTGTTATACTATGTCATGATCTATCTGGGAAGAAGGAATTAA